Proteins encoded by one window of Streptomyces uncialis:
- a CDS encoding TetR/AcrR family transcriptional regulator C-terminal domain-containing protein codes for MAVSRKPSAAAAKPSESSGSAGGAHDEPPVASAWTRRRPRREQPALSREHIVAEAVQLLDAEGIEALSMRRLGTRLGAGATSLYRHVTNRDELIELVVDEVYGEILVPDTDDPAHWRESAVVCADSVRAMILRHPWVASVFSQVGLSYLGPHVMRLNDRMLALFEAAGFDAEEADQAIATVIAYVIGTGTSEAAWLTMVARSGEDEERWAARLQPAIDEASADYPRLRRQPKPSGARSLAEIRDTNFRYGLDRVLDGLALRLAP; via the coding sequence ATGGCCGTCAGCAGGAAACCGTCCGCCGCGGCCGCGAAGCCGTCCGAGAGTTCCGGCAGCGCGGGGGGCGCGCATGATGAGCCGCCCGTGGCCTCCGCCTGGACCCGCCGTCGACCGCGCCGGGAGCAGCCCGCGCTGAGCCGGGAGCACATCGTCGCGGAGGCCGTCCAACTCCTCGACGCCGAGGGCATCGAGGCGCTCAGCATGCGGCGCCTCGGGACCAGGCTGGGTGCCGGAGCGACCTCCCTGTACCGGCACGTCACCAACCGCGACGAGCTGATCGAGCTGGTGGTGGACGAGGTGTACGGGGAGATCCTGGTGCCGGACACCGACGATCCCGCGCATTGGCGGGAGTCCGCGGTCGTCTGCGCGGACAGTGTCCGGGCGATGATCCTTCGGCACCCGTGGGTCGCCTCTGTTTTCAGCCAGGTCGGCCTGTCCTATCTCGGTCCTCATGTCATGCGCCTCAATGACCGCATGCTGGCCTTGTTCGAAGCCGCCGGGTTCGATGCGGAGGAGGCCGACCAGGCGATCGCCACGGTCATCGCCTACGTCATCGGGACCGGGACGAGCGAGGCGGCCTGGCTCACGATGGTGGCCCGGAGCGGGGAGGACGAGGAGCGTTGGGCGGCCCGTCTTCAGCCGGCGATCGACGAGGCCTCGGCGGACTACCCGCGGTTGCGGCGACAGCCCAAGCCCTCGGGGGCCCGCAGTCTGGCCGAGATCCGTGACACGAACTTCCGTTACGGCCTCGACCGCGTCCTCGACGGCCTCGCGCTGCGGCTCGCGCCCTGA
- a CDS encoding glutathione peroxidase — protein sequence MPDTSSHAIDPADARALDTDIRALNGEPAGLDALQGSVVLIVNVASRCGLTPQYTGLEQLHERYAGQGFSVLGVPCNQFMGQEPGSADEIAEFCSATYGVTFPLTEKIEVNGDSRHELYQRLVGHPDAEGYSGDIRWNFEKFLIGRDGQVVARFAPAVEPGAAELVDAVEKALTA from the coding sequence ATGCCCGACACCTCATCGCACGCCATCGACCCGGCGGACGCCCGCGCCCTCGACACGGACATCCGCGCGCTGAACGGCGAACCCGCCGGACTCGACGCGCTCCAGGGTTCCGTCGTCCTCATCGTCAATGTCGCCTCCCGCTGCGGGCTGACGCCGCAGTACACCGGCCTTGAGCAGCTCCACGAGCGGTACGCGGGCCAGGGCTTCAGCGTCCTGGGCGTTCCGTGCAACCAGTTCATGGGGCAGGAGCCCGGAAGCGCGGACGAGATCGCGGAGTTCTGCTCCGCCACGTACGGCGTGACGTTCCCCCTGACCGAGAAGATCGAGGTCAACGGGGACAGCAGGCACGAGCTGTACCAGCGGCTCGTCGGTCACCCCGACGCGGAGGGGTACTCCGGTGACATCCGCTGGAACTTCGAGAAGTTCCTGATCGGCCGTGACGGCCAGGTCGTCGCCCGGTTCGCCCCTGCGGTGGAGCCCGGGGCGGCGGAGCTCGTCGACGCCGTCGAGAAGGCGCTCACGGCCTGA
- a CDS encoding MFS transporter has protein sequence MRTPPRTPVAAGDPDVPSGPNPPRRLRAADFVRHPVVQVTAVAAALHVVWFFTLANGGGDLAAQDAWAEFVGQNPGSAYNLAWYGGMHPVSYSVVSPYLMSVLGVRTTMMIAGTLSATLMTLLLLRSKPVRKPLGPAYMGLFGLLCNALSGRVTFGLGMMFGLAAVATVFCWPYRWREKRWAKAAVAALCAALATASSPVAGLYIGLVAVALFLQKRRPGAYALGLAPTAVVLLSAWLFPFSGTQPMSIGSASLPMVFGALVYFLVPQAWKTVRITSAVYTLAVLLSWLISSQVGSNITRLAMLFAGAVLLAALPYTVPRSRKWYVIVVVLVGFVTWIGGKTVNDIVNTTPKASWARELAPLVNQLQQVDAERGRVEVVPARSHREASALARYVNLARGWNRQADMERNPLFYDDTLNSANYHEWLRRWAVHYVVLPDDEPDGDGGQRERELVLRGQPYLKQVWGDANWQLFEVTDPTPIASPDATVTDTEQGGMTIEVREPGRVLIRVPYSPWLGLLDAQGESVKPPQEAESSKVRAEGTPKTFLNTEGCLLEAPEDADGDRWTELLAPRAGTYHLVARYQIPRGTTCPDELR, from the coding sequence ATGAGGACACCCCCACGCACTCCGGTGGCCGCGGGAGACCCCGATGTGCCGAGCGGCCCCAACCCGCCCCGCCGCTTGCGGGCGGCGGACTTCGTCCGGCATCCCGTAGTCCAGGTCACGGCCGTCGCCGCGGCCTTGCATGTCGTCTGGTTCTTCACACTCGCGAACGGTGGGGGGGACCTGGCGGCCCAGGACGCGTGGGCGGAGTTCGTCGGACAGAACCCGGGGTCCGCGTACAACCTCGCCTGGTACGGCGGCATGCACCCCGTCTCGTACAGCGTGGTGTCGCCGTACCTCATGTCCGTGCTCGGGGTGCGGACGACGATGATGATCGCGGGCACCCTGTCCGCGACGTTGATGACCCTGCTCCTGCTGCGCAGCAAGCCGGTGCGCAAGCCCCTCGGCCCGGCCTATATGGGTCTCTTCGGTCTGCTGTGCAACGCCCTGTCCGGGCGGGTCACCTTCGGCCTGGGGATGATGTTCGGGCTGGCGGCCGTCGCGACGGTGTTCTGCTGGCCGTACCGCTGGCGCGAGAAGCGGTGGGCCAAGGCCGCGGTGGCCGCGTTGTGCGCGGCCCTCGCCACGGCCTCCTCGCCGGTCGCCGGGCTGTACATCGGGCTGGTCGCGGTTGCGCTGTTCCTCCAGAAGCGCAGGCCCGGCGCCTACGCACTGGGACTGGCGCCGACCGCCGTCGTCCTGCTCTCGGCGTGGCTGTTCCCGTTCTCCGGCACCCAGCCGATGTCCATCGGGTCGGCGAGCCTGCCCATGGTGTTCGGGGCACTTGTCTACTTCCTCGTGCCGCAGGCGTGGAAGACGGTCCGCATCACCTCCGCCGTCTACACCCTCGCGGTGCTGCTGAGCTGGTTGATCAGCTCACAGGTCGGGTCCAACATCACCCGTCTCGCCATGCTGTTCGCCGGTGCCGTGCTGCTCGCCGCGCTGCCGTACACCGTGCCGCGCAGCCGCAAGTGGTACGTGATCGTGGTGGTGCTGGTCGGGTTCGTCACCTGGATCGGCGGCAAGACGGTCAACGACATCGTGAACACCACGCCGAAGGCGTCCTGGGCGCGGGAGCTGGCACCGCTGGTCAACCAGTTGCAGCAGGTGGACGCCGAGCGCGGTCGGGTCGAGGTCGTCCCGGCGCGCAGCCACCGGGAGGCGTCCGCGCTCGCCCGCTACGTGAACCTGGCGCGCGGCTGGAACCGCCAGGCCGACATGGAACGCAACCCGCTCTTCTACGACGACACCCTGAACTCCGCGAACTACCACGAGTGGCTGCGGCGGTGGGCCGTCCACTACGTGGTGCTGCCGGACGACGAGCCCGACGGCGATGGCGGACAACGGGAACGCGAACTCGTGCTGCGCGGCCAGCCCTATCTCAAGCAGGTGTGGGGTGACGCGAACTGGCAGCTCTTCGAGGTCACCGACCCCACCCCCATCGCCTCCCCGGACGCCACCGTCACGGACACCGAACAGGGCGGCATGACCATCGAGGTGCGGGAGCCCGGTCGTGTCCTCATCCGGGTCCCGTACTCACCGTGGCTCGGTCTCCTCGACGCCCAGGGCGAGAGTGTGAAGCCGCCACAGGAGGCGGAGTCGTCCAAGGTGCGTGCCGAGGGGACGCCCAAGACCTTCCTCAACACGGAAGGCTGTCTGCTGGAGGCCCCGGAGGACGCCGACGGTGACCGCTGGACGGAGCTCCTCGCCCCGCGCGCGGGGACGTACCACCTCGTGGCCCGCTACCAGATCCCCCGGGGCACCACCTGCCCCGACGAGCTCCGCTGA
- a CDS encoding serine hydrolase: MATEAAIAATEAVNADTNATAEATSDATADADADEAVDADGTSGTDVRADEAATEADAVTGPEADTGSVTAEAVPDDMAGRTEGSQREPGDEHGDEPLGGPRDEPADATADATTDKAPREDRDEAEDRDESADPDGERPAPDQATAVFRALPPHVDQPTTTLKLGDRDTRHPAPGADTDSAVGTGTGTGTGTGSAGAVAASGVGSGRASGAPTDAATSRTPASAPVEREQERTSKFVALKPLDEPSTPRRPAPKPSWAADAAAAPVPGARTAGPAETSALPTASPERTTQQPLPPRPPLDLLAELTNTPPPRETPLRTAARRVKIWTPLVLLLVIVFAVAQFLRPLPEPSLVLTAKSTYAFQGEDIALPWPEEGQGWMDVNGVGTMDEFGEQKPVPIGSVAKAMTAYVILKEHPLKPGADGASIPVDAKAEQEGGLDAEGESTLNTLKQGDKISQKDAIAAIMIPSANNIARLLARWDSSEKEFVEKMNQAAKDLGMKNTTYTDPSGLKETTVSSAEDQVKLGNALVRMKALTDITRLPVWTDQTGKEWHNYNRLVPYDNAIGIKTGSTTKAGGNLLFAATKEVGGETAIVVGAVLGQHKPPIIDTVNAVSKTAVIAAQDAVKASTVLKKGAVVGHVDDGLGIRTPVVVTKDVSAVGFAGHTVKLELTGDGGELAHQAAAGTRVGTLTVGDGKGGAIEVPVALQDAKSEPGLGTKLTRVG, encoded by the coding sequence GTGGCCACCGAAGCGGCCATTGCGGCCACCGAAGCGGTCAACGCGGACACGAACGCGACCGCCGAGGCCACCTCGGACGCGACCGCCGACGCTGATGCCGACGAAGCAGTAGACGCGGACGGCACGTCCGGTACGGACGTGCGCGCCGACGAAGCGGCCACGGAAGCGGACGCCGTGACCGGCCCCGAAGCGGACACGGGCTCCGTGACCGCAGAGGCCGTCCCGGACGATATGGCCGGCCGCACGGAAGGCTCGCAGCGCGAGCCCGGCGACGAGCACGGTGACGAACCCCTCGGCGGGCCCCGCGACGAACCTGCGGACGCGACAGCCGACGCGACGACGGACAAGGCGCCCCGCGAGGACCGCGATGAAGCCGAGGACCGCGACGAATCCGCGGACCCGGACGGCGAGCGCCCGGCCCCCGACCAGGCCACGGCGGTCTTCCGCGCACTGCCGCCCCACGTCGATCAGCCCACGACCACGCTCAAGCTCGGCGACCGCGACACACGGCACCCGGCCCCGGGCGCCGACACCGACTCTGCCGTGGGCACAGGCACAGGCACAGGCACAGGCACAGGCAGCGCGGGCGCAGTTGCGGCGTCCGGCGTGGGCTCCGGTCGCGCTTCCGGCGCCCCGACCGATGCGGCCACATCTAGGACACCGGCTTCCGCGCCCGTCGAACGGGAGCAGGAGCGGACCAGCAAGTTCGTCGCCCTCAAGCCGCTCGACGAGCCCTCCACACCCCGCCGCCCCGCCCCGAAGCCCTCGTGGGCGGCCGATGCGGCCGCCGCCCCCGTCCCGGGCGCGCGCACCGCCGGGCCCGCCGAGACCTCGGCGCTCCCCACGGCGTCCCCGGAGCGCACCACCCAGCAGCCGCTTCCCCCGAGGCCCCCGCTGGACCTCCTCGCCGAGCTGACCAACACGCCACCGCCCCGGGAGACCCCGCTGCGGACGGCCGCGCGGCGGGTCAAGATCTGGACCCCGCTGGTCCTCCTGCTCGTGATCGTGTTCGCGGTCGCACAGTTCCTGCGACCGCTTCCGGAGCCGTCGCTGGTACTCACCGCCAAGTCGACGTACGCCTTCCAGGGGGAGGACATCGCGCTGCCGTGGCCCGAGGAGGGCCAGGGGTGGATGGACGTCAACGGCGTCGGGACGATGGACGAGTTCGGTGAGCAGAAGCCCGTACCGATCGGCTCGGTCGCCAAGGCCATGACCGCGTACGTGATCCTCAAGGAGCACCCGCTCAAGCCCGGCGCGGACGGGGCGTCGATCCCTGTCGACGCCAAGGCCGAGCAGGAGGGCGGGCTCGACGCCGAGGGCGAGTCGACGCTGAACACCCTCAAGCAGGGCGACAAGATCTCGCAGAAGGACGCGATCGCCGCGATCATGATCCCGTCCGCGAACAACATCGCCCGGCTGCTGGCCCGCTGGGACTCCTCGGAGAAGGAGTTCGTCGAGAAGATGAACCAGGCCGCCAAGGACCTGGGCATGAAGAACACGACGTACACCGACCCGTCCGGGCTGAAGGAGACCACCGTCAGCTCCGCCGAGGACCAGGTGAAGCTCGGCAACGCGCTGGTCCGCATGAAGGCCCTCACGGACATCACCAGGCTGCCGGTGTGGACCGACCAGACCGGCAAGGAATGGCACAACTACAACCGGCTCGTCCCCTATGACAACGCCATCGGCATCAAGACCGGCAGCACCACCAAGGCCGGCGGCAATCTCCTCTTCGCCGCCACCAAGGAGGTCGGCGGGGAAACGGCCATCGTCGTCGGCGCGGTTCTCGGGCAGCACAAGCCGCCGATCATCGACACGGTCAACGCCGTGAGCAAGACGGCCGTGATCGCGGCTCAGGACGCGGTCAAGGCCAGCACGGTGCTCAAGAAGGGCGCCGTCGTCGGACATGTGGACGACGGGCTCGGCATCCGGACCCCGGTCGTGGTGACCAAGGACGTGTCCGCCGTCGGCTTCGCCGGACACACGGTCAAGCTGGAGCTGACCGGTGACGGCGGGGAACTCGCGCACCAGGCCGCCGCGGGGACCCGCGTCGGCACCCTCACCGTCGGCGACGGTAAGGGGGGCGCGATCGAGGTGCCCGTCGCGCTCCAGGACGCCAAGAGCGAACCGGGCCTCGGGACGAAGCTCACCCGAGTGGGCTGA
- a CDS encoding GOLPH3/VPS74 family protein, with product MGRSRRTLPEELLLLALDPTTGTTAQPQSLDLGLAGAQLVELALAGRIAPDGDRIAVVVPRPTGDPTLDSALELLRRRGAPVRAVHWIGGPRLGLRQTYLSHLERCGMVHAVAGQMCGVLPTTRYQATDTAISREIRSRLDSAIRTGVPPDPRTAALAALAHAVGLGKHLYPGNEGRSSRSRLRDLIRHDPMGGLVAHAVMDVQNGAAAGPRRGPAQPAPRQVGRPEPGGMPLQARHSPMARVAAH from the coding sequence ATGGGCAGGAGCCGCAGAACACTTCCGGAGGAGCTTCTGTTGCTCGCTCTGGACCCGACCACGGGTACCACAGCGCAGCCGCAGTCGCTCGATCTCGGTCTGGCCGGTGCACAGCTAGTGGAGCTGGCGCTGGCCGGGCGAATAGCCCCGGACGGGGATCGTATCGCCGTGGTCGTGCCACGGCCGACCGGAGATCCGACATTGGACTCCGCACTGGAACTGCTCCGCAGGCGCGGGGCACCGGTGCGGGCCGTCCACTGGATAGGCGGGCCCCGACTGGGGTTGCGCCAGACCTATCTCTCGCATCTGGAGCGGTGCGGCATGGTGCATGCCGTGGCGGGCCAGATGTGCGGAGTGCTGCCGACGACTCGCTACCAGGCGACGGACACGGCGATCAGCCGGGAGATCAGATCCCGGCTGGACAGCGCGATCCGGACCGGCGTACCGCCGGACCCCCGGACCGCGGCGCTCGCCGCACTGGCCCACGCGGTCGGACTCGGCAAGCATCTGTACCCGGGGAACGAAGGACGTTCCTCGCGGTCCCGGCTACGGGACCTGATTCGGCACGACCCGATGGGCGGACTCGTGGCGCACGCCGTGATGGACGTCCAGAACGGGGCAGCGGCCGGGCCACGGCGTGGTCCCGCGCAGCCCGCCCCACGGCAGGTCGGACGGCCGGAGCCCGGCGGAATGCCGCTACAGGCCCGGCACAGCCCGATGGCTCGGGTCGCCGCCCACTGA
- a CDS encoding helix-turn-helix domain-containing protein has translation MASHVNPTVRRRRLGQELRRLRELQGMTAEEVAERLLVSQSKISRLENGRRSISQRDVRDLCGVYEVEDVRIVESLMQMAKDSRQQGWWHSFGDIPYSVYIGLETDAASLRVYDPQVVPGLLQTRPYAESLIVGALPETAPADIDKRVQVRLRRQERITAPQNPLRLWTVLDEAVLRRVVGGKELMREQLEYLVEQSRLPHVTVQVIPFDMGAHPGLNGQYAILEFPDAADSSVVYIEGVTSDLYLEKANDVQRYSVMYEHLRAQALNVEQSRQFISQIAKEYAR, from the coding sequence GTGGCGTCCCATGTCAATCCCACCGTCAGGCGGCGGCGCCTGGGCCAGGAGTTGCGTCGGCTCCGTGAACTGCAGGGCATGACCGCGGAGGAGGTCGCCGAGCGGCTGCTGGTCTCGCAGTCGAAGATCAGTCGCCTGGAGAACGGCCGCCGCAGCATCAGCCAGCGCGACGTACGTGACCTGTGCGGGGTGTACGAGGTCGAGGACGTCCGGATCGTCGAGTCGCTGATGCAGATGGCGAAGGACTCACGTCAGCAGGGCTGGTGGCACTCCTTCGGCGACATCCCGTACAGCGTGTACATCGGTCTGGAGACGGACGCCGCGTCGCTGCGCGTGTACGACCCCCAGGTGGTGCCGGGCCTGCTCCAGACCCGTCCGTACGCCGAGTCACTGATCGTGGGCGCGCTGCCGGAGACCGCGCCGGCCGACATCGACAAGCGCGTCCAGGTGCGGCTGCGCCGCCAGGAGCGGATCACGGCGCCGCAGAACCCGTTGCGGCTGTGGACCGTCCTGGACGAGGCCGTACTGCGGCGCGTGGTCGGCGGCAAGGAACTGATGCGGGAACAGCTGGAGTATCTGGTGGAGCAGTCGCGGCTGCCGCATGTGACGGTGCAGGTGATCCCGTTCGACATGGGCGCGCATCCGGGACTCAACGGCCAGTACGCCATTCTGGAGTTCCCCGACGCCGCGGATTCCAGCGTCGTCTATATCGAGGGCGTCACCAGTGATCTCTATCTGGAGAAGGCGAACGACGTCCAGCGGTACAGCGTGATGTATGAGCATCTGCGCGCGCAGGCGCTGAATGTCGAGCAGTCGAGGCAGTTCATCTCACAGATCGCGAAGGAGTACGCGCGGTGA
- a CDS encoding DUF397 domain-containing protein, with amino-acid sequence MAIQQGATNSWVKSSYSTGNGACVEVRSPIAHTVDIRDSKVTEGPTIAFTPQSWTSFLNDVHRGSAELG; translated from the coding sequence ATGGCAATCCAGCAGGGCGCTACGAATTCTTGGGTCAAGTCCTCCTATTCGACGGGCAACGGCGCGTGCGTCGAGGTCAGGTCCCCGATCGCGCACACCGTCGATATCCGCGACTCCAAGGTCACGGAAGGCCCGACGATCGCGTTCACCCCTCAGTCCTGGACCTCTTTCCTGAACGATGTGCACCGGGGCTCCGCCGAACTCGGCTGA
- a CDS encoding ADP-ribosylglycohydrolase family protein, with amino-acid sequence MSAGATTVWGRAEQQDFRSRVRGTLLGLAVGDSLGAPVAVLDLDGVRDAYGDDGVTEPVAAYGRRGAVTAGTQLTLFTVDGLIRAQVRRDTGAWHPPTDLHRAYLRWAATQRDWGPDERRKDNGWLAQEEWLYARRDPARALLMGLGDEVMGTLDAPKNPTARGCEATVRSAPFGLLVGWEPQLVAQLAVECAAQTHGHPSGYLTAGAYAVIVHGLARGESLDTAVRRALSLIESRPGHEPVGEGLQRALAAVRQGLPSADRVEDLVGDGDAVGALTVAVYCASVGEDIRHGLRLAVNHGADSAGTGAMTGGLLGALHGETALPPAWVAELEGRPTILALADDFAMEMTQGPALHTPTTSSPAWLTRYPRP; translated from the coding sequence GTGAGCGCAGGGGCCACCACCGTATGGGGTCGCGCCGAACAGCAGGACTTCCGCAGCCGGGTCCGGGGAACGCTCCTCGGACTCGCCGTCGGGGACTCGCTGGGCGCGCCCGTAGCGGTGCTCGACCTGGACGGTGTCAGGGACGCGTACGGGGACGACGGCGTCACCGAACCCGTCGCCGCCTACGGGCGGCGCGGCGCGGTGACCGCCGGTACACAACTGACCCTCTTCACCGTCGACGGGCTCATACGCGCCCAGGTCCGCCGGGACACGGGCGCCTGGCACCCGCCGACCGACCTGCACCGCGCGTATCTCCGATGGGCGGCGACCCAGCGCGACTGGGGGCCGGACGAGCGGCGCAAGGACAACGGCTGGCTCGCCCAGGAGGAGTGGCTCTACGCCCGCCGCGACCCCGCGCGGGCGCTGCTGATGGGCCTCGGGGACGAGGTGATGGGCACTCTCGACGCGCCGAAGAACCCCACCGCGCGCGGCTGCGAGGCGACCGTACGGTCCGCGCCGTTCGGGCTGCTCGTCGGCTGGGAACCACAACTCGTCGCGCAACTCGCGGTGGAGTGCGCGGCACAGACCCACGGCCACCCCAGCGGCTATCTCACGGCCGGGGCGTACGCGGTGATCGTGCACGGCCTCGCGCGCGGCGAGAGCCTGGACACGGCCGTGCGGCGGGCCCTGTCCCTCATCGAGTCCCGGCCGGGGCACGAACCCGTCGGGGAAGGCCTCCAGCGGGCACTCGCCGCGGTACGGCAGGGGCTGCCGTCCGCCGACCGGGTCGAGGATCTCGTCGGCGACGGGGACGCGGTCGGCGCGCTGACCGTCGCGGTGTACTGCGCGTCGGTCGGTGAGGACATCCGGCACGGGCTGCGTCTCGCGGTCAACCACGGCGCGGACTCCGCGGGTACCGGCGCGATGACCGGAGGTCTGCTCGGTGCGCTGCACGGGGAGACGGCGTTGCCTCCGGCGTGGGTCGCGGAGCTGGAGGGCCGTCCCACGATCCTGGCCCTCGCCGACGACTTCGCGATGGAGATGACACAGGGCCCGGCCCTGCACACCCCCACCACCTCGTCCCCCGCCTGGCTCACCCGCTACCCCCGACCCTGA
- a CDS encoding bifunctional serine/threonine-protein kinase/ABC transporter substrate-binding protein, whose protein sequence is MRALKGADPEAIGGYRLLARLGAGGMGVVYLARSEGGGLVALKVIRAEYAADPGFRARFRREAESARRLRGRFVVPVTAADPDAREPWLATAFVPGPSLAEAVAERGTFPYASARGLGARLAKALTEVHAAGLVHRDVKPGNVLLALDGPRLIDFGIARSLGATALTATDAVIGTPGYLAPEQARMGAGEVGPASDVFSLGCVLAYTTTGRRPFGTGAPLAVMVRTVQEPPDLAGVDGEWRALLERCLAKDPALRPTAAQLAAELGHVADTPGAPGDDAWLPPGLPALIAERSARILDLPEPERTVTAPAPAPGPGPGPGRRRLLTLGAAAGVLAAGGGTAAYQWFSGDGTKTTAGTRGGAVPTVHIGLHGDMSGPDRAFGRAQERGARLAVAAHNARADRTVTLKLRVRDDGGGAARAARVARQFVDDPEVYAVLGPTSDTTATAAVTVYKKSVLPMVTVWAADTVLNAIVDAPIFQLRAPAAMLATPIVHWLTHVRPSERTALIDDRADESTSWNLVKILNDAPPSRGSVSVHTVEADSEDFGTAVAGALAAGAEGLVYCGTSPDRAARCAKAVRAAGFTGGRVLTQPAFGAEFLTAAGAAGEGWVVASSFVDPERVRKASSFVAAYRAVYGQGPVPMGATEAYDALGLVAHALSRIDTPDRVAAHRALRKGTYQGIARAYTFRKGDGAFDHTKGMYLWRAEKGRARYLGPYQEVDKGVL, encoded by the coding sequence ATGCGGGCGCTGAAGGGGGCGGACCCCGAGGCCATCGGTGGCTACCGGCTGCTGGCCCGTCTCGGCGCGGGCGGGATGGGCGTGGTGTACCTGGCCCGCTCGGAGGGCGGCGGGCTGGTCGCCCTGAAGGTGATCCGCGCCGAGTACGCCGCCGACCCCGGATTCCGGGCCAGGTTCCGCCGGGAGGCGGAGAGCGCGCGGCGACTGCGGGGCCGCTTCGTCGTGCCCGTGACCGCCGCCGACCCGGACGCGCGGGAGCCTTGGCTCGCCACGGCGTTCGTCCCCGGTCCGTCCCTGGCGGAGGCCGTCGCGGAACGGGGCACGTTCCCGTACGCCAGTGCGCGGGGACTCGGGGCGCGCCTGGCGAAGGCGCTCACCGAGGTCCACGCGGCGGGCCTGGTCCACCGTGACGTCAAACCGGGCAACGTCCTCCTCGCGTTGGACGGGCCCCGTCTGATCGACTTCGGCATCGCCCGCTCCCTGGGCGCGACCGCGCTCACCGCGACCGACGCGGTCATCGGCACCCCCGGCTATCTGGCGCCCGAACAGGCCAGGATGGGTGCGGGCGAGGTCGGCCCGGCCAGCGATGTGTTCTCGTTGGGCTGCGTCCTCGCGTACACGACCACGGGCCGCCGACCGTTCGGTACGGGTGCGCCGCTCGCGGTGATGGTCCGCACCGTGCAGGAACCGCCGGACCTCGCGGGGGTGGACGGCGAGTGGCGGGCCCTGCTGGAGCGCTGTCTGGCGAAGGACCCGGCACTGCGCCCGACCGCCGCGCAACTGGCCGCCGAATTGGGACATGTAGCGGACACACCCGGCGCGCCCGGGGACGACGCGTGGTTGCCGCCCGGCCTACCGGCCCTGATCGCGGAACGCTCCGCGCGGATACTCGACCTTCCGGAACCGGAGCGTACGGTCACCGCCCCAGCCCCCGCACCGGGGCCGGGGCCCGGTCCGGGCCGACGCCGGTTGCTGACACTGGGCGCAGCGGCGGGTGTGCTCGCGGCGGGCGGCGGCACGGCGGCGTACCAGTGGTTCAGCGGCGACGGCACGAAGACCACCGCCGGGACCCGCGGGGGTGCCGTACCGACGGTCCACATCGGCCTCCACGGCGACATGAGCGGCCCGGACAGGGCGTTCGGCCGGGCCCAGGAACGCGGCGCGCGGCTGGCCGTGGCCGCGCACAACGCGCGCGCGGACCGCACCGTCACCCTCAAGCTCCGCGTCCGTGACGACGGGGGTGGCGCCGCCCGCGCGGCTCGGGTCGCGCGACAGTTCGTCGACGACCCCGAGGTCTACGCGGTGCTGGGGCCCACCAGCGACACCACCGCGACGGCGGCGGTCACGGTGTACAAGAAGTCGGTGCTCCCGATGGTGACGGTATGGGCGGCCGACACCGTCCTGAACGCCATCGTGGACGCACCGATCTTCCAACTACGCGCCCCGGCCGCGATGCTCGCGACACCGATCGTCCACTGGCTCACCCATGTGCGGCCGTCCGAACGGACGGCGCTGATCGACGACCGTGCAGACGAGAGCACCAGTTGGAACCTGGTCAAGATCCTCAACGACGCTCCGCCGTCCCGGGGCAGTGTCTCCGTGCACACCGTCGAAGCGGACAGCGAGGACTTCGGGACGGCCGTCGCCGGCGCCCTCGCCGCCGGCGCCGAGGGCCTGGTCTACTGCGGCACGTCCCCCGACCGCGCGGCAAGGTGCGCCAAGGCGGTCCGCGCGGCGGGCTTCACCGGAGGCAGGGTGCTCACCCAACCGGCCTTCGGCGCCGAGTTCCTGACCGCTGCGGGTGCCGCGGGGGAGGGCTGGGTCGTCGCTTCCTCGTTCGTGGACCCGGAGCGTGTCCGCAAGGCGTCCTCATTCGTAGCGGCGTACCGCGCGGTCTACGGCCAGGGCCCCGTACCGATGGGCGCCACGGAGGCGTACGACGCGCTGGGCCTCGTGGCCCACGCCCTGTCCCGCATCGACACCCCCGACCGGGTCGCCGCGCACCGTGCCCTGCGCAAGGGCACCTACCAGGGCATCGCGCGGGCGTACACCTTCCGCAAGGGCGACGGTGCCTTCGACCACACCAAGGGCATGTACCTCTGGCGCGCGGAGAAGGGGCGCGCCCGCTACCTGGGGCCGTACCAGGAGGTGGACAAGGGGGTGCTGTGA